Within the Musa acuminata AAA Group cultivar baxijiao chromosome BXJ2-9, Cavendish_Baxijiao_AAA, whole genome shotgun sequence genome, the region TAGTTCTTAACTGTGAGCAATTAATGATACGCGTAAACAATCCGATCTCAACTTCAATGATAGTTCTGATCCAAAGGAACCTTAATTAAAAGCATAAGGGCAGTATAGTCACATTCCATCTTGAGAGAGTATACAGTGCCTTGTATCAACTTTTAGCTCAAGTTTATGTTAAATTTCCGGTCACAAGTCTTTTTGTAaattgataatgcataatgcataaaTGGTTCAAAAAACTAACTAAATTAAACATAGAATAGACAAAAAAAACCAATGTAGAAAGCTAATCATCCAAAAAGCTTATTTGAACCGAAACACACACAATGCCTACACATACCTTTGCCTTTGGGATGGTTTTAACTACAAAATTTTGCTTCCACACATCCATCATCCTTTCATGGACCACCGTGGAGCGGATCTCATAACCTAACTAAATGAGTTTCAAATAGTCTTAATACCATAACATGTAAAACTTTATACTAAGAAGAATCTGAAAATATAAACATTACCAATATCACAGTCCTAGGTCCTGATAATGCCAAAATTGTCTGAAGTAATGGCTCCAGTAGATGCTCTGCATATACCTTGGACCAACAACATCAAATATATTTTAACAGATTATAAAATGATATTAACAAACCATAGATGTTATTAGTTCagcaaaacatatatatataagttgcaggaagaaatattttttatgattttcacATGAAACAGGTCAATCCGAACAAATCAGTTTCCCTTAATCTATCTTTGTTATCCTGAATTACTAAGTATTGTCATGAAAAACTGACCATTAAATTAAAATGAATTAATTCACCCAATGCACATTGAATTTACCACTAAATACTCAAGATAAAATCAACCATATACTTGACTTGTCAATGGATTCAAAAATGAAAAGCAGaatgtttttcttcttctttttctggtTTCAGACAGGTTTTAGCTCCATGCATATCACTGTTGGTAACCACATGTAAAAGACATTTTTTTTGTAAAAGTCATGTCCTtagtggttaagaaatatacacaGTAGTTTTCGAAGGCTTCCTTTGTTTACTCATGTTGCCTAAGTTTTTCAAGCATTTACTCAAGTTGCCTCAACACCTTTGAACTTCATCTTCTCAAaattataaaatcataaaattcaaAGAATATTTGTGTCTATGTCTATACCAGTAATCCTAGGCAAAGCATTTCTAGTTTTACAAAAAATATGATGTAATGGATGAAATCCTGCTATTACGAGGTTTAGGAATCAACcgaactatcacggacttagctggaattgcctaagccatgagacacccttgcggcaaagtcgcaaacttagcttgagttgtctAAGTAGCGAAGCATCCTtgtgccaacttctcggacttagctaggattacctaagtcatgatgcgcccttgcgatatgcatccgcaaagggtcagccaatttgcaacctcactcaggtcccgaaggacctgtaaaagagaaagttgattagtcccgaaatctcgcgaaaagggaagctttacaagcaattcagcgagcaccttgagtgcaagagagaaaagagagggaaaaagaaaacaaggactttagaaggtaaaacgaatagttgcaagttcacaaacaactactcaccaGGTGCcgagcgcgaaggcaagttctcgtcaagttaacgtgtgaacttgtgaagattgtttaacactcaacaatataccgaagccccatccagccctatgccacccggaggttctagggtgctgagatggctaacattttaCGTGTAGTTGCGGTCTGCAGAAAACAAATCATGACATgcgaaaacagagccattttggggTAGTTTTGCACAGcgcggtgagcgatcgcactatagcgatgcaacctgttcgaacatgcatttttacaagcaaaaacacccaaaaccaaggcaaaacatactgTCATATCTCTGTACAATCATGCAAAAgtaacgaacggttcgttgaacaatGTTGTTGCAGGtgtgcgatgaccgttcgtgacagaacgATCAATATACACAACCTTGACGTTACAAGTAGAGAAATCATCTCTGTAAATTGAACTCTGGTCACGTAAGTTGCAAAAGAGCCATGATACCATGGTGTCAAAGCTTGCATTCTAAAGGGCAGCCCATGTGAAAACAAGGCTCCCACCAATCTAGGGCATAAGGAGGTTCAATGTATTGGATCCACATAATTTCTGTGAAATATTTTCCAATATACAACTAACTACTCAATTGGACCTTAGCAACTATGGTTGCTAAGCACCGTATGTGAATGGTTTGCATATACTACATTTCACTAACAAAATATATGTTTCAGAATATTACAAGTGAAAATAAGATGACACTACAACCTCATGTTTGCTTGTTTTATTAACAGCCTTAATCTGAATGAAGCAGTGCCGAAATGACTTACAATGTCAGTCCCAATAATGTAATCAAATGGTGGATCAACAGCCTTGATATGATCTTCATTTCCCCAATCCAACTCAGCAACTTCAATGGATCCAAATGATGCTGCTAAACCTGTTAAGAAGAATGTAACATAAACAAGCCAGTGACAATAGAGGAAAATAATATTCTTTTGCCTCATGTAGGTTAGCATCACTTTTCAGCCAACATCTGGAAACAACATAACAAAATCTTAATAACATGTGCTTTGTGCGAGCTTTTTTCACATAATTCAATAATTCACATAACATATCCACATTCAAGTGACATAAACTAgccattttttttataaacaaataATTGATTTTTCAGTCAACATGGGTAAAGGAATAATGAGAGGAGAAATTTTATGCCATTAAATCTGAAATCAtgctgatttataaaatgaactaGCCATGTGattgctcatatatatatatatatatatatatatatatatatatgtatgtatatatatatgtatgtatatatatatgtatatatatatatacataaataaatatatatatatatatatatatatatatatatatatatatatatatatatatatatatatatataatagttaatTCAAGACCTTATCTAAAACTTTTTATGCCTTGAAGCATTACTTTTGGAATACACTGACGGCTGACCTATGCTTGCTCTCATGTCAACAGAGACCTTTTGCCTTTGACTTGCCTCTGTTAACATAACCTTGGCTGTTGATCAACGCCTACTAATGAGCAGTGCTTGAAGCACCATGTCGTATACATGAGTTTACTGATCATCACCACGATAATCGTCCATATCTTATCTCTTAAAAGCACAATTAAAATCTATACATGCCTTCACATCTGAAAGGAATCTAAGGAGATTTTATGTAGGTTTTCAACATATGACTAAAAAACTAAAGAGATAGCTCAAAATTCTGAGGCAATGCGATGTACTGCCTGGTATCTACTGGTCTAACCAGGGATTCATAATTTGGTGCCCAACCAAATAACTAGGTACCAGTCggtactattttttattttttttccaatgATATATACATCATGATACCATGCAGTATATAGGTACCTCTAACAAGCGGTCAAAACCAAGATCAGAATGGTATTCAAAACCTTGAGTTGAAAAAAAATATCCCCTTAGTACAAGATGGTTAGATGAAGAAAGATCATGACAAGATTGATACCCATCGGATATATTATGACAAAAATTAAGGTTGCGCCATAAATATGATACAAATAGAAAAATATCCAGCATGGCAAATAGATGACTAAAATATGTAAATatgcataatgcatatacttcaaCAAATAatatatgcaaggtagcaaaAGATACCAAAATGCAACTAATCAAAAACTACAAATCATGGAGTTCAGATGGCACCTGAATCTGGATTTGCTTGCATCATCCGAGAAGTATTACGCTCCACATTCCTCATCAGCAGTGGTAACACCTCAGTTTGGTCAGTtgaaattacattgcatcctaaCAATGCCATTCCTGAAGAATTTAACACTCAGTACTCTCTTTAGATTACGAAGTTAGATGCCCTACACATATTAGTCATTGCTATACACATAAGAACTTGAGAAAAACTCACCAAGTCCAGCTAAACCACAACCAGCTCCAAGTTCGATGGCACGTTTTCCTTTCAATTTAGATGGGCAAAACCTTCCTTTACGACAATTCTTTTcctgaattcaaaaaattcatcagATCCAAAAATCTACAATATTCAGTCAAAAATATTCAGTTTTGGTCAtggacaagaaaaaccaaacttttTCCTAAACATGAACTTGCAATTCTAATTGAATAATTGAAAATGAAAGATGCTGTAGTTTGTTTGGTGGAAAATTACACAATATTTATAAAATGCTGGAATTTTATTGTGATTTCACAAATAATTTATGTAGATTGCAACCTAGGATGGAATTCGAAGAATTACATTATTATTGGAATTAGTAATCCTTAATATGGAATTGCACTTCTTAAATTTGAGTAGTTTTCATGAATGTTAAAGGGTTAAGCAAATGAAAATAGGATAAAGGTGTATTGTATTTCTAGCCATTAATACCACTAAAGTATCCTACATCAGCCTCAAAAAAATATAGCCATGTTATTAATTAAGTTGACACTTAAGAACTTTAGGAAACTGTGTTGAAACTTGAAACCCCAAGACGCATCACAATAGATGAATAAAGATACATCAAAAGTTAATATTCATTACCAGAAATTTGACAAACACCATCGAAGCATCCCAAACTGTGGTCCCTAGATGTTTGGAATTGGGATCCTGCCACCAAGATACCACTCATTAGATGCCTAAACCATGGAAAAGAATACGACAGTTATATATAGCTTCATGGAAGGTGTTTCCTAAACctgaaaacataagatttcataaaacataaaaataatatcattattttaGCCTCTGATTTACTTTGGGCAACTACAACAAATCCAACATTTATGCTTGTCAGGATTACGATATACATAGAACATATAATAAGCATTTTCCTGGTGGAAGAGCCTGCTAGAATATATAACTTTTTTGTACTTTTTGCCAACAATTACCAAAAATTAAAATCGTTCATAGGTTAACACCAAATGCAACATAATGACACAGCTTCATCGTGAAATACACCTGCAAAAGCATACTTATGAAGATGTTTATAGTTGTTATCAATGTAATTGTCAGTTTCTATTCTCCATGTCATATATAAATCTACATCATCTATAAATCCAGCATGTTGAACCTAGTTAACAGAATTGGCATTACTCGGTAAAAATTCTAAAAACCTTTGATCCCATCAGCATGCATTTTAAACAATTATTCTGACCAAAAAATTTAGTCTGTACTTCACTAGTAAGATTTTGAAACTATAGGAATTACTATGAACAGCTAACAAAGTAAGTGCAGTAAGCAATTCTTTATAAATATAATAGGCCACATGAAAATGAAGTCATGTTCAGGCAATGTTGCATTAGTAGAGCATTGTTTACAAGTAGTCCTAGTAAAATATTTAAGAAGATATCATCCTATAGCCCAGCTTAATGAATTAACTGTCTCTAATTAAGAATGGTTTcgaactttatctttgtcataaatgaaagtaaatgaaaaccaAAGAGTTCCTGTGGGACATCTTATAAGTAATTCGTTAACAAGATAACCTCAGTTATATACATGTGTGCCAAAGCACATCCCCATTGTGATCATATGCATTATCTAAGATATATCTTAAGGGACACAAAGCATGGTACAAAAGATCAAGATATGGTAACTGCAAATTCAAAGGTTGCTTCCGTGTGATGAATAGTATTTCCAACATGCTTTAGCCACATCTAGAGAAGAAAGGATAGTGTAGAGTGTCTCATTAGGGCAGAAACCCAAAAAAATAATCCTGAGCAAACAGTGAAATTATGAAAATGTCATGGAAAGGACAATCCCCTTTcaataacataataatataaggaATTGgcaaatatcaaaaatatattgATTACCAAAATAGTCTCTAATTATGGATCTCCTGCAAAGAAGACAATTAAACAGGTCATCGCAATGGACGCATGATTTATGGCAAAGGTGAAATTTTAAAAAGTCAACCACAAAATAGATCATCTACTGTACAATTTTCCTCCACATATTCCATGAAATCACATATAAGTTAAATGCATTACAACCTATACCTGAGATAATTGCAGTCGGTGGCCTAAAACCTCAAGCATCACCGCTGAAGTGCTGGGTGAGTTCAATCTGAGCACAAACAAGAGAACATTAATAAGAGAAAATTCATTGAAGGTTGACAGAACAAGAAATTACTATTTAAGCTAGCTAAATATAAAGCACACTAACCACGTAACAGAAAAACTTGACCAAGATAATGCCATGTTATTCTACATCTTGGTAAAAAATTGAATAAATATAATACAACATAGTCAAGTAAACTTTTGAAATTAGAAAATTGGCTCCTAGTGTTAAAAAACAGCACTTGGTCACATATATCTTCTGGTCCTTCAAAAAGTCTAACATGTGATTAAGTACCAAAATTAGTGCGGTTAACAACTAGTGGACAATGGGCATTAACCAAACAGTTCAGAGCCCTTCTCATTTGAAACATTTGCCATTAAAAGATCTCTAAATGGTTAAATCATTCTATTCATACTAAGTTACTACGGTTCATCCCATCCAACAAGCGCAGATTGTTCTAGATTGCTCATATGACAATGTCTCACTCCAACTGTAAAATATAATATAACCTGACGCTGATTTTTTAGTTtcattaataaaaatttatccaACATTTATCTTTGTTTGTCCTAGTAAGTTTTTTTTTCACTCAAATTAATTTACTGTAAGATGGAACCGATCCTAAAATTCTTAGGATAAGCTAATAATTAGCAAAAATTCCATTTTACGTTAACGGGATTTTTCCTCCTTGTCACTTTCTCAGATTCAAACGATCAACTTAAATAAGGAAAACATCAACTGAACACAAAATAAgggaaaaaatatatctttttgaaagccCGCATCAGAAATGAACTGATCTGATAAAAAACGTTCCGAACATGTGAGGAAAAAAAGGCGTCGAATCCATAATAATCTTCAAAAAGTAAAATTTTGACTCCAGTCGAACTCCGAGCTTTATGCCGAGAAAACAGAAACGATGCACAATAGTGATCAGCAAAGGAATTTGAGTGTGCATTCCTCAAACGCGGAAGAGATTTCGGCAAAGAAAACAGCCATAGAAGTGAGATTTACCGATCGTCTTCCATCGCAGATGTCCGCCGACCAGAAAAGAGCGAAATGGATGGGAAGGGCAAGAAAAGCGCAGATGAGAAGGGTACTGTCACCGAAGTGCGGTTACCGCTTTCGCACGAGGTCACCATGTGCTCTTCTTGAGTTCGGGTCGGCAGTTCGAAATCGACTCCGATTCGACTCAAAAGTTGCCGATTTGGACTCGGTTGGGTAGACACAAATGGAGTCAGATTTGACTCGGTAGCTGCCGGTTGGACTCGGTGGATTACTGGCCATGCCTAGTCATTCATATGATCAATCCTATGTTGCTAAAATAGCATAACATTTGATCCGCTGAGGAAGATACAGACATATTAATGTGTTCCAGAATGGGTCATAgagatctttttctttctttttagacgGTATAAAATGGCACCAACTATAAAGCAAAACATGAACACTAAGTTATATTATATGATCCtacttaattaaataaaatatattatgaatttaattagattttgattatggttatcaattaatataaa harbors:
- the LOC135623398 gene encoding uncharacterized protein LOC135623398 isoform X1, whose protein sequence is MEDDRLNSPSTSAVMLEVLGHRLQLSQDPNSKHLGTTVWDASMVFVKFLEKNCRKGRFCPSKLKGKRAIELGAGCGLAGLGMALLGCNVISTDQTEVLPLLMRNVERNTSRMMQANPDSGLAASFGSIEVAELDWGNEDHIKAVDPPFDYIIGTDIVYAEHLLEPLLQTILALSGPRTVILLGYEIRSTVVHERMMDVWKQNFVVKTIPKAKMDSKYRHPSIQLFMMEVKDQSRYKNPGPTANQIPESSRGSDEDGQSCEAEEDARDATAGENIMDLEPGKIDDWEIRRLGSMAARLLRDVKIT
- the LOC135623398 gene encoding uncharacterized protein LOC135623398 isoform X2 produces the protein MVFVKFLEKNCRKGRFCPSKLKGKRAIELGAGCGLAGLGMALLGCNVISTDQTEVLPLLMRNVERNTSRMMQANPDSGLAASFGSIEVAELDWGNEDHIKAVDPPFDYIIGTDIVYAEHLLEPLLQTILALSGPRTVILLGYEIRSTVVHERMMDVWKQNFVVKTIPKAKMDSKYRHPSIQLFMMEVKDQSRYKNPGPTANQIPESSRGSDEDGQSCEAEEDARDATAGENIMDLEPGKIDDWEIRRLGSMAARLLRDVKIT